One Candidatus Peregrinibacteria bacterium DNA segment encodes these proteins:
- a CDS encoding cation transporter: MKHLLQRKARFLSYFTVIYNVVEGIISIALGIGTGSIALIGFGADSFIESLSGSVMIWRFTQRTVSEVEEEKIEKKAAKLVGYSFFLLGAYILFESLRDLYLGEGPEPSAVGIVIAVLSLIIMPWLAHSKRKVGKLLNSKSLVADSQQTFICTMMSVALFVGLGLNYFFELWWADAFAGIFFTGLTFKEGYTTLKEEKMCDC; this comes from the coding sequence ATGAAACACCTTTTGCAAAGAAAAGCTCGGTTCCTTTCGTACTTCACGGTCATTTATAACGTCGTGGAGGGTATTATTTCTATTGCCTTGGGCATCGGGACGGGAAGCATTGCCTTGATAGGCTTTGGTGCAGACAGCTTCATTGAATCTCTTTCAGGCAGTGTCATGATTTGGAGATTTACCCAGCGGACGGTGAGTGAAGTAGAGGAAGAGAAGATCGAGAAGAAGGCAGCAAAGCTCGTTGGGTACAGCTTCTTCCTTTTGGGGGCTTATATCCTCTTTGAATCTTTGAGAGACCTTTACCTTGGGGAGGGTCCAGAGCCGAGTGCGGTTGGAATTGTAATTGCGGTTTTGTCTTTGATCATCATGCCGTGGCTAGCCCACTCCAAACGAAAGGTTGGAAAGCTACTCAACAGTAAAAGTCTTGTTGCAGATTCACAGCAGACCTTCATCTGTACCATGATGTCCGTTGCACTTTTTGTGGGTCTGGGACTGAATTACTTCTTTGAGCTATGGTGGGCAGATGCTTTTGCAGGCATTTTCTTCACCGGTCTGACCTTCAAGGAGGGGTATACCACGCTGAAGGAAGAAAAAATGTGTGACTGCTAA
- a CDS encoding undecaprenyl-diphosphate phosphatase, with the protein MNLLHALILGLVEGFTEFLPISSTAHLALTGKLLGLDQSEYLKSFEIIIQLGAILAVVFLYWQSLLKWEVINRLLLAFLPTGILGLLFYKLVKQYLLEDFNVMLWALLVGGLLLIIFERTHREKSTETQELSSIPYKTCILLGLFQSVAMIPGVSRSAATIVGGLLLGLQKKTIVEFSFLLAVPTMLAATTLDLYKNAQSFTSDQIALLSVGFFTSFLMALVSIKFLLATLRKQTFSAFGFYRIGIACLFFVLLYLGF; encoded by the coding sequence ATGAATTTACTGCACGCACTCATTTTAGGATTGGTTGAAGGCTTTACAGAGTTTCTTCCCATATCTTCAACCGCGCATCTCGCTCTTACGGGCAAATTGCTCGGACTCGATCAAAGTGAGTATTTGAAAAGTTTTGAGATCATCATTCAATTAGGAGCTATCTTAGCGGTGGTCTTTCTCTACTGGCAGAGCCTTCTCAAGTGGGAGGTTATCAACCGCCTACTGTTGGCTTTTCTGCCTACAGGAATCTTAGGCTTGCTATTTTATAAACTGGTCAAGCAGTATCTTCTCGAGGACTTCAACGTAATGCTGTGGGCACTGCTCGTTGGAGGACTACTTTTGATCATCTTTGAGAGAACTCATAGGGAGAAAAGTACAGAAACCCAAGAACTATCTTCGATTCCCTACAAAACTTGCATCCTCCTAGGTCTTTTCCAGTCGGTAGCCATGATCCCAGGAGTTTCTCGATCAGCCGCTACCATCGTAGGTGGTTTACTCCTTGGTCTACAAAAGAAAACCATCGTTGAATTTTCCTTCCTGTTAGCCGTGCCCACAATGCTTGCAGCCACCACCTTGGATCTTTATAAAAACGCTCAAAGTTTCACATCCGACCAAATCGCGCTGCTAAGCGTGGGGTTCTTCACTTCCTTCCTCATGGCACTCGTGAGCATCAAGTTCCTGCTCGCTACGCTGCGGAAGCAAACCTTCAGTGCCTTTGGGTTCTATAGGATAGGCATAGCGTGTCTTTTCTTTGTGCTCCTCTACCTTGGGTTTTAA
- a CDS encoding metal-sensitive transcriptional regulator codes for MMDPYKTKAELGTKKALGQLKKVLEMIEQEAYCMDILQQVSAVEGLLASVSSLALDSHLHTCGKRAFSSSNEKEQEKIIQELLLAFKKSKK; via the coding sequence ATGATGGACCCCTACAAAACCAAAGCAGAGCTTGGTACTAAGAAAGCTCTTGGTCAGCTCAAGAAAGTCCTTGAAATGATTGAACAGGAAGCCTACTGCATGGATATTTTGCAGCAAGTGAGTGCCGTGGAGGGACTACTCGCCTCCGTCTCTTCCCTCGCCTTAGACAGTCACCTCCACACCTGCGGAAAGCGAGCCTTCTCTAGTTCAAATGAAAAAGAACAGGAGAAAATCATTCAAGAACTCCTTTTAGCATTTAAGAAATCAAAAAAGTAA
- a CDS encoding metal-sensing transcriptional repressor, producing MINQTIKKRSIHRVKILMGQFEALLRSIESEEYCTELLHQSHSIQSSLKSLDKLLLENHLNSHVKHQMQDKKQQEKAIKELIEIYTSSHR from the coding sequence ATGATCAATCAAACTATTAAAAAAAGATCGATACATCGTGTAAAAATTCTCATGGGTCAATTTGAGGCCTTACTGAGGAGTATAGAAAGCGAAGAATATTGCACGGAACTCCTCCATCAGTCTCATTCCATACAAAGCTCTCTTAAAAGCCTGGACAAACTTCTGCTCGAAAATCATTTGAATTCGCACGTTAAACATCAAATGCAAGATAAAAAACAGCAAGAAAAAGCCATCAAAGAACTTATAGAAATATATACTTCTTCACACCGTTAA
- a CDS encoding copper-translocating P-type ATPase — MTHQTYKIKGMHCASCAGIIERTFKKTEGVSSAEVNYGTETAKVAFDEHKVHATDLSKKIEPLGYSLVLEDHSKHTGIGQSKDDKLKELSELKNKVISAIPLAAFSIVLMTWEILIQFEVLPAMPEIWGEFFHHLLPLMATYVLFVVGKPYLLGFYRFLRYGKANMDTLIGIGTVAAYLYSFIIAAFEEPLSAYINTEHSYYDVTIVVITFITLGKYMEARSKLKTGDAIEQLLNLQAKTALVLRDGKEVELPIDQVLHGDLIIVKPAGKIPVDGELTEGSSYIDESMVTGEPMPVHKTIGDKVVGGTMNTSGSFTFKASKVGAETMLAHIIKMVEEAQGSKAPIQALADKISSVFVPVVLVFAFVALAAWLIIGTQYLGFSQALSYGLVSFVSILVIACPCALGLATPTAIIVGVGKGAKEGILIKDAATLEKLHKVNTVVVDKTGTITKGKPELISILNFSKKSDNDLLTILASLEKKSEHPIAHALLSAATEKHLTMHTVSDFEGIKGKGLKASIDGTVYYAGNEKLIHDLKLSFDLHVIEKETAEGKTPIVLASKEEVLGIALVADAIKPEAKKAVAQLHKMGLEVVMLTGDNKNTANFIAKEAGIDTVVAEVLPEDKLNTIKKLQAEGKIVAMAGDGVNDAPALAQADVGVAMATGTDVAIESAGITLLHGDISKLVKAIHLSKMTMRGIKQNLFWAFFYNIIGIPLAAGAFYPIFQWLLSPVFAGLAMAFSSVSVVGNSLRLKAKKL, encoded by the coding sequence ATGACTCATCAAACCTACAAGATTAAAGGCATGCACTGCGCCTCCTGCGCTGGAATCATTGAGCGAACCTTTAAGAAAACGGAGGGAGTTAGCTCCGCTGAAGTGAATTATGGCACGGAAACCGCAAAGGTAGCCTTTGACGAACATAAAGTGCATGCAACCGACCTTTCCAAGAAGATCGAACCCTTGGGCTACTCTTTAGTTCTAGAAGACCATTCTAAACATACAGGGATCGGACAATCGAAAGACGACAAACTGAAGGAACTATCCGAACTAAAGAACAAGGTCATTTCAGCCATCCCTCTGGCTGCTTTCAGCATTGTGCTCATGACTTGGGAAATCCTTATCCAGTTTGAAGTGCTTCCAGCTATGCCCGAAATTTGGGGGGAATTCTTCCATCATCTTTTGCCCTTGATGGCGACCTACGTTCTATTTGTGGTCGGTAAACCGTACTTACTGGGCTTCTACCGCTTCCTCCGCTACGGGAAAGCCAATATGGACACTCTGATTGGAATCGGAACTGTGGCTGCGTACCTCTACAGCTTCATCATAGCCGCCTTCGAGGAACCTCTCTCCGCGTACATCAACACCGAGCATAGCTACTACGACGTGACCATCGTTGTGATTACTTTTATTACTCTCGGTAAGTACATGGAGGCACGCTCAAAACTGAAAACGGGAGATGCCATTGAACAACTTCTGAATCTTCAGGCTAAAACAGCCCTTGTGCTCCGTGACGGCAAAGAAGTCGAGCTGCCCATCGACCAAGTGCTTCATGGGGATCTGATTATTGTGAAGCCTGCAGGTAAAATTCCCGTGGATGGCGAGCTAACCGAAGGCTCTTCCTACATTGACGAATCGATGGTCACAGGAGAACCCATGCCCGTGCATAAGACCATCGGCGATAAGGTAGTAGGAGGAACCATGAACACCAGCGGGTCTTTCACTTTCAAGGCAAGCAAAGTGGGAGCTGAAACCATGCTCGCGCACATCATCAAGATGGTGGAAGAGGCTCAAGGCAGCAAAGCGCCTATTCAAGCCTTAGCAGATAAAATATCCAGCGTCTTTGTACCCGTGGTACTTGTTTTTGCTTTCGTTGCCCTTGCAGCTTGGCTCATTATTGGAACGCAGTATCTTGGCTTCTCACAAGCCCTCTCCTACGGGCTGGTTTCTTTTGTAAGCATCCTCGTCATTGCGTGTCCTTGTGCGCTTGGACTGGCAACCCCAACCGCTATCATTGTGGGGGTGGGGAAAGGAGCCAAGGAAGGAATTTTAATCAAAGACGCAGCCACCCTTGAAAAGCTCCATAAGGTGAATACGGTGGTGGTGGACAAAACAGGGACCATCACCAAAGGCAAACCTGAACTCATTTCAATCCTCAACTTTTCCAAGAAAAGCGATAACGACCTCCTCACGATTCTTGCTTCACTCGAAAAGAAATCGGAGCACCCCATTGCGCATGCTCTTTTGAGTGCTGCGACCGAGAAACACCTGACTATGCACACGGTCTCGGACTTTGAAGGGATCAAAGGGAAAGGTCTCAAAGCGTCGATTGACGGCACGGTTTACTACGCAGGAAACGAAAAGCTGATCCACGATCTAAAACTTTCTTTTGACCTCCATGTGATTGAGAAAGAAACCGCAGAAGGCAAAACACCCATCGTTCTTGCAAGCAAAGAGGAAGTCCTTGGAATAGCTCTTGTTGCCGATGCTATTAAACCAGAAGCGAAGAAGGCAGTAGCCCAGCTCCACAAGATGGGACTTGAAGTGGTCATGCTGACGGGGGACAATAAAAACACTGCCAACTTTATAGCCAAGGAAGCGGGAATCGACACCGTGGTCGCTGAAGTGCTTCCCGAAGATAAGCTCAACACCATTAAGAAACTCCAAGCAGAAGGAAAAATTGTAGCTATGGCGGGAGACGGTGTGAATGACGCGCCAGCCCTCGCTCAAGCGGACGTGGGTGTTGCGATGGCAACGGGTACAGACGTAGCGATTGAGTCGGCTGGAATCACCCTCCTTCATGGAGACATTTCCAAACTGGTGAAAGCCATCCACCTCTCAAAGATGACCATGCGAGGAATCAAGCAAAACCTCTTCTGGGCTTTCTTTTATAACATCATAGGCATCCCCTTAGCGGCTGGAGCCTTCTACCCCATCTTCCAGTGGCTTCTAAGCCCCGTGTTCGCAGGACTCGCTATGGCGTTCTCCAGTGTGTCTGTAGTGGGAAATTCACTACGACTTAAGGCTAAAAAGTTATAA
- a CDS encoding disulfide bond formation protein B — MSVMKHFLTAKTFLYIAWIQSLLALVGSLYFSEVMDLPPCVLCWYQRILMYPLALIFAIGMLRKDQGLHLYVLPFSILGFAVAVYHNLLYWQILPESVAPCEAGISCTTKFFEWFGFITIPFMSLTAFTVITVCMLLFRKFNHK, encoded by the coding sequence ATGTCTGTTATGAAGCATTTTCTAACTGCCAAAACTTTCCTCTACATAGCTTGGATTCAATCCTTGCTCGCCCTTGTAGGAAGCCTCTACTTTAGTGAAGTCATGGATTTGCCACCCTGTGTACTTTGTTGGTATCAACGCATCCTCATGTATCCGCTCGCACTCATTTTTGCCATTGGCATGCTAAGAAAAGATCAGGGCTTGCACCTTTATGTCCTCCCATTCTCGATCTTGGGCTTTGCCGTCGCCGTTTACCATAACCTTCTGTATTGGCAAATCCTCCCTGAAAGTGTTGCGCCTTGTGAGGCAGGCATTTCCTGCACCACCAAATTCTTTGAATGGTTTGGCTTCATTACTATTCCATTCATGTCCCTAACCGCATTCACCGTCATAACGGTTTGCATGCTTTTATTCAGAAAATTTAACCATAAATAA
- a CDS encoding DsbA family protein, with protein sequence MMKKSKNQFSKILPLLTVPVLVGIGVLLGQQLGNGQVIEVAQTTNQAQAPSLAQVENPPDADNDPFIGSEDAPITMIEFSDYQCPFCRSFFDETLPLIKENYIDKGLVKFVYRDMPLTSLGHTDALPAANAAECAREQGGDEIYFAYHDLIFEGENKLGYGTVQIPEESIYSYAKELSLDEDAFRECQEGEKYYDEIAADSAAGRAAGMNGTPSFVINGQIMVGAYPYETFEQVLNDLLK encoded by the coding sequence ATGATGAAAAAAAGTAAAAACCAGTTTTCAAAAATCTTACCGCTGTTAACAGTCCCCGTTTTAGTTGGGATTGGTGTTTTGCTCGGGCAGCAATTGGGAAACGGACAAGTGATTGAAGTTGCCCAAACTACAAATCAAGCTCAAGCACCTTCGCTTGCACAAGTGGAGAATCCACCGGATGCTGATAATGATCCTTTCATAGGATCAGAAGATGCCCCAATTACAATGATAGAATTTTCAGATTATCAATGCCCTTTTTGTAGGAGCTTTTTTGATGAAACGCTGCCTTTAATAAAGGAAAATTATATCGACAAAGGTTTGGTGAAATTTGTTTATCGAGACATGCCGCTGACTTCTTTAGGTCACACGGACGCACTGCCCGCAGCCAACGCGGCAGAGTGTGCGCGAGAACAGGGTGGGGATGAAATTTACTTTGCATACCACGACCTTATTTTCGAGGGCGAAAATAAGCTGGGATACGGAACCGTTCAAATTCCAGAAGAGAGTATCTACTCCTACGCAAAGGAGCTGAGTCTAGATGAAGATGCTTTTAGGGAATGCCAAGAGGGGGAAAAGTACTATGACGAAATTGCGGCAGACTCTGCAGCAGGCAGAGCGGCAGGAATGAACGGGACTCCAAGCTTTGTCATTAATGGGCAAATCATGGTGGGAGCCTATCCTTACGAAACTTTTGAGCAAGTACTTAACGATCTTTTAAAATGA
- a CDS encoding DsrE family protein codes for MKLGIVIYSNDDETIWNAFRFANFSLKEGDDVKVFLLAKGVEYESLDGEKFNIKELAKSFVDHKGQIFACGTCLKSRDSEGSDLCPMSTMKDLYELVKESDKVLSF; via the coding sequence ATGAAACTAGGAATCGTAATTTATTCAAACGACGACGAAACGATCTGGAACGCCTTCCGTTTCGCAAATTTTTCACTTAAGGAAGGGGATGACGTTAAGGTTTTCCTACTGGCAAAAGGAGTCGAATACGAATCGCTTGATGGCGAAAAGTTTAACATCAAAGAACTAGCAAAATCTTTTGTCGACCACAAGGGGCAAATTTTTGCTTGCGGCACTTGTTTGAAATCCCGCGACTCGGAAGGTTCTGACCTGTGTCCGATGTCAACGATGAAAGATTTATATGAATTGGTGAAAGAAAGCGACAAAGTCCTTTCATTTTAA
- a CDS encoding cation transporter has translation MEKHHHSTEGNIKIAFGINILFTCIELVGGLYTNSLAILSDAMHDFGDSISLGTSWYFERVSKKPRSESFTYGYKRFSLIGAFISSIVLISGSLLILSEAVPRLLAPEHTDAKGMFILAVVGILLNGLTALRLRSGKGLTEKVLTWHMMEDVLGWVAVLVTSIVMSIQDTHILDPILSILITLFVLSKVLKNLKSVVKVFLQGVPDNLKIKEIEKSLLGIKGVLTVHDSHVWSLDGEESVLTSHLIVENALSEERVFEVKCDAKQLLLQSYGIPHATLELERGKEECNLEKC, from the coding sequence ATGGAAAAACATCACCACAGTACGGAAGGAAACATCAAAATCGCTTTTGGTATCAACATCCTGTTCACTTGCATCGAACTGGTGGGTGGGCTTTATACCAACAGTTTAGCCATCCTTTCGGACGCCATGCATGATTTTGGCGACAGCATTTCTCTCGGCACATCTTGGTATTTTGAAAGAGTCTCCAAGAAACCTCGGAGTGAGTCTTTTACCTATGGATATAAGCGTTTCTCTCTGATTGGAGCCTTCATCTCCAGCATTGTGCTCATTAGTGGCTCGCTGCTTATTCTTTCAGAAGCGGTTCCTCGTTTGCTCGCACCCGAACACACCGATGCTAAGGGTATGTTCATTTTGGCAGTCGTTGGAATACTGCTCAATGGTCTCACTGCTCTTCGATTAAGGTCAGGTAAGGGACTCACCGAAAAGGTTCTTACATGGCATATGATGGAGGATGTTTTGGGCTGGGTAGCGGTGTTGGTGACTAGCATCGTTATGAGCATTCAAGACACCCACATTCTTGATCCAATTCTTTCCATTTTAATCACGTTGTTTGTCCTTTCTAAAGTTTTAAAGAACCTCAAAAGCGTGGTAAAAGTTTTCCTGCAAGGAGTGCCAGATAACCTGAAAATCAAAGAGATTGAAAAGAGTCTGCTCGGTATTAAGGGTGTTTTGACTGTACACGATTCTCATGTATGGTCTTTGGATGGAGAGGAAAGCGTTCTAACCAGCCATCTCATAGTGGAAAATGCTCTTTCTGAAGAGCGTGTGTTTGAAGTTAAGTGCGACGCCAAACAATTACTCCTCCAATCTTATGGCATCCCTCATGCCACGCTGGAGCTTGAAAGGGGCAAGGAAGAATGTAACCTAGAAAAATGTTGA
- a CDS encoding GNAT family N-acetyltransferase, with the protein MHPFETVHIFVTDLSFSDYLYLDLSQKIGSDFTVPAASKQWIQIDLPLEVEAPAGFRKRLLFIEKIPQVHVVSPEIVPLSDVRQFKDLLFEQQAFHYQLDTEYFADPAVFEIDAYLVEIDEKLQDGTAAAYGVFEAGELLGFSVVELEDDGSAYLLELMVLEKVRGKGYGKSLLKSAETWAAERQVGRFWTSAAVGNESALHFYERQGFRPTKVRWAARSS; encoded by the coding sequence ATGCATCCTTTTGAGACTGTTCACATCTTCGTCACCGATCTGAGTTTTTCGGATTATTTGTACTTGGATTTGTCACAAAAAATTGGGTCGGATTTTACTGTCCCTGCAGCTTCCAAACAATGGATTCAAATCGACTTACCGCTAGAGGTGGAAGCTCCCGCTGGCTTTCGAAAGCGGCTTCTTTTTATTGAGAAAATTCCTCAAGTCCATGTTGTCAGTCCGGAGATAGTTCCTTTGTCTGATGTTCGTCAGTTCAAAGATTTGCTTTTTGAACAGCAAGCTTTTCACTATCAATTGGATACTGAGTATTTTGCTGATCCGGCGGTTTTTGAAATCGATGCTTACCTTGTAGAGATCGATGAAAAACTTCAAGACGGGACGGCGGCGGCTTATGGGGTGTTTGAGGCTGGAGAGTTGCTGGGGTTCAGCGTGGTGGAACTGGAGGACGATGGCTCGGCTTATCTTTTGGAACTCATGGTGCTCGAAAAAGTTCGCGGCAAGGGCTATGGAAAAAGTCTTTTGAAGTCTGCTGAAACCTGGGCTGCTGAACGGCAAGTGGGGCGATTTTGGACCAGCGCTGCTGTGGGGAACGAGTCTGCTCTGCATTTTTATGAGCGACAAGGATTTAGACCTACCAAAGTTCGGTGGGCGGCTCGTTCTTCCTAG
- a CDS encoding class I SAM-dependent methyltransferase, with protein sequence MNRIEFWLMNNPIRALIQRYEASRMRHMTDFKGGEVLEIGCGQGVGTLLIVRLFKPRKITALDLDPKMVERAKRKVRLSHIHFEQGDASALRFKEEEFDAVFDFGILHHIPNWEDALKEVHRVLKPKGLFILEDLSIESFKLPLLGWVLRVLLDHPYKQMYKREELLDFTKKNGFKIVAKRMNPFWFNLILEKE encoded by the coding sequence ATGAATCGAATTGAGTTCTGGCTCATGAACAACCCCATCCGCGCGCTCATTCAAAGATATGAAGCAAGCCGCATGCGCCATATGACCGACTTCAAGGGTGGAGAAGTCCTCGAAATAGGATGCGGGCAAGGAGTGGGGACATTATTGATCGTCCGACTCTTTAAGCCTCGGAAAATCACTGCCCTTGATCTTGATCCAAAAATGGTTGAAAGAGCGAAGCGAAAAGTTCGGCTTTCACACATTCACTTTGAACAAGGGGACGCCTCTGCCCTAAGGTTCAAGGAAGAGGAGTTCGATGCAGTATTTGACTTCGGAATACTCCACCACATCCCTAACTGGGAAGATGCGCTAAAGGAAGTCCATCGGGTACTAAAGCCAAAGGGACTGTTCATTTTGGAAGATTTATCGATAGAAAGTTTCAAACTGCCACTCTTAGGATGGGTTTTAAGGGTTCTACTGGATCATCCCTATAAGCAGATGTACAAACGAGAAGAGCTTTTGGATTTTACGAAGAAAAATGGCTTTAAGATTGTAGCAAAAAGAATGAATCCATTTTGGTTCAACCTTATTTTAGAGAAGGAATGA
- a CDS encoding thioredoxin domain-containing protein produces the protein MSEDSKVITGILAFTALIVIGMFLFTSNTASNSVEEVASTPPADTTLLIREDSQKIEASDDRITIVEFADLECEACKIAHPILKQILDEYEGQVNFVFRNFPFHNNSVLAAKSAEAAGEQGKFWEMHDLLFENQMEWGEKTTPQTELFISYAEELGLDIEAFTAVINSTKYEDKILRDQADGKALGVNSTPTIFFNGQKLDGIPSVEELEALIEAELK, from the coding sequence ATGTCAGAAGACTCAAAAGTCATTACAGGAATCTTAGCCTTCACAGCACTCATAGTGATCGGCATGTTTTTATTCACCTCAAACACGGCCTCCAACTCTGTAGAGGAAGTCGCCAGTACTCCTCCAGCCGATACTACTCTCTTAATCCGTGAAGACAGCCAGAAGATCGAAGCCAGTGATGATCGAATAACCATTGTAGAATTTGCTGACTTGGAATGTGAGGCATGTAAAATTGCCCATCCCATCTTGAAACAAATTCTTGATGAGTATGAAGGTCAGGTGAACTTTGTGTTCCGTAACTTTCCCTTTCACAACAACTCTGTGCTAGCAGCAAAATCGGCTGAAGCAGCGGGAGAGCAAGGGAAGTTCTGGGAGATGCATGACCTTCTCTTTGAAAACCAGATGGAATGGGGCGAAAAAACCACTCCTCAAACCGAACTTTTCATCTCCTATGCTGAAGAACTCGGTTTAGACATTGAAGCCTTTACAGCAGTTATAAACAGCACCAAATACGAAGACAAGATTCTAAGGGACCAAGCCGATGGAAAAGCCTTGGGAGTGAACAGCACTCCCACCATTTTCTTCAACGGGCAAAAGCTCGATGGCATCCCAAGTGTTGAAGAACTCGAGGCTTTAATCGAAGCTGAACTCAAATAA
- a CDS encoding multicopper oxidase family protein, giving the protein MKKLPLFIALLGISLLTACQTSTNKTEDEVVTELPLASSTSIVELADGDTYNLEASFVEKEIDGSVYKMLAYNGSIPGPTLKVQQGSTITVNFTNNTDIETTLHSHGVRLDNAFDGVPDVTQEPIQTGESFTYEMRFDDAGVFWYHPHLREDYAQDMGLYGNYIVVSGPKDEWSPVNREETLIVDDILIDDDSIVPYSLQEVTHTLMGRFGNTMLVNGSTDYNLNVNKGEVLRFYITNTANTRVFNLSIPGAQVKLVGADNGLYERDEWTDEVLLGPSERAIVEVLFADSGEFSIVHKTPEKNYTMGKFLVSDEEVTESYAADFNTLKTHQSTIASIDPYRDSFSNEPDKFLTIDLDMKSMGGMHSMHGGGMMEDSMMSMSDGEPIEWEDTMSMMNSTSNTDTLEWQLMDEETEKTNENIDDWNFKQGDLVKIRVSNPDDTMHPMQHPVHIHGQRFLILSTDGEPSGNLVWKDTTLIPAGSTVDLLVEMSNPGDWMLHCHIPEHLESGMMLEFKVSSL; this is encoded by the coding sequence ATGAAAAAATTACCGCTTTTCATCGCCCTTCTCGGTATTTCCCTGCTCACCGCTTGTCAAACGAGTACCAATAAAACAGAGGACGAAGTAGTCACCGAACTGCCCCTGGCTTCAAGTACATCCATCGTAGAACTAGCAGATGGAGACACTTACAATCTCGAAGCCTCTTTTGTAGAAAAGGAAATCGACGGTTCCGTTTATAAAATGCTCGCCTACAACGGCTCCATTCCTGGACCAACCCTCAAAGTTCAGCAAGGCTCGACCATAACCGTCAACTTCACAAACAACACCGATATTGAAACCACGCTTCACTCACATGGCGTACGTCTCGACAATGCTTTTGACGGTGTCCCCGATGTGACTCAGGAACCCATTCAAACTGGAGAAAGCTTCACTTATGAAATGCGTTTCGATGATGCTGGAGTATTTTGGTATCACCCCCATTTGAGAGAGGATTACGCACAAGACATGGGTCTTTATGGAAATTATATCGTGGTGTCTGGCCCTAAAGACGAATGGTCTCCAGTCAACCGAGAAGAGACGCTTATCGTGGATGATATTCTTATCGACGACGACTCAATCGTCCCTTATTCACTTCAAGAAGTCACTCATACCCTCATGGGACGTTTTGGAAACACGATGCTCGTCAACGGAAGCACCGACTACAACTTAAACGTTAACAAAGGAGAGGTACTGCGTTTTTACATCACCAACACGGCAAACACACGCGTTTTCAACTTGAGTATTCCAGGCGCACAGGTGAAATTGGTCGGAGCCGACAATGGACTCTACGAGCGCGATGAATGGACTGACGAAGTTTTGCTTGGGCCTTCCGAACGTGCAATTGTAGAAGTTTTATTTGCAGACTCAGGCGAGTTTTCGATCGTGCACAAAACTCCTGAAAAAAACTATACCATGGGCAAGTTTCTTGTTTCCGACGAAGAAGTCACGGAGTCTTATGCAGCTGATTTCAATACACTCAAGACTCATCAAAGCACTATCGCAAGCATTGATCCCTACCGAGATAGCTTCTCCAATGAACCAGATAAATTTTTAACCATTGATTTAGACATGAAAAGTATGGGAGGCATGCACTCCATGCACGGAGGGGGAATGATGGAAGACTCCATGATGAGCATGAGCGACGGTGAGCCCATCGAATGGGAGGATACGATGAGCATGATGAACAGCACGTCCAACACAGACACATTGGAGTGGCAGCTCATGGATGAGGAGACCGAAAAAACAAACGAAAACATCGATGACTGGAATTTCAAACAAGGTGACCTTGTAAAAATTCGTGTCTCAAATCCGGACGACACGATGCACCCCATGCAGCACCCTGTGCACATTCATGGGCAACGATTTCTTATCTTATCCACCGACGGTGAGCCTTCAGGCAATTTAGTTTGGAAAGACACCACTCTTATCCCAGCTGGAAGTACGGTCGACCTTCTGGTGGAAATGAGCAATCCGGGCGACTGGATGCTTCACTGTCACATCCCCGAGCATCTTGAAAGTGGCATGATGCTGGAATTCAAGGTTTCCTCACTTTAA